One window of Paenibacillus sp. FSL K6-3182 genomic DNA carries:
- a CDS encoding glycoside hydrolase family 43 protein translates to MTAIQNPILPGFNPDPCICRVGEDYYIAVSTFEWFPGVGIYHSKDLKNWRLASRPLSRLSQLNMMGNPDSGGIWAPALSYSDNKFWLIYTDVKVTEGQWKDCHNYLVTCDTIDGEWSEPIHVNSSGFDPSLFHDEDGKKYFVNMMWDQRVGHHNFYGILLQEYSASEQKLIGKPEIIFKGTDIKLTEAPHLYKMNGYYYLLTAEGGTKYEHQATIARSKQLTGPYEVHPENPLISSFHAPRIPLQKAGHASIVQTHTGEWFLVHLVGRPLSREGQPLLDPRGYCPLGRETAIQRLEWRNDWPYVVGGNQPSLVIEGPNIPEVKWERDYPVKDDFDSSTLNLHFQSLRIPLGDQIVSLTDNPGHLRLYGKESLTSKFTQSFIARRWQHFNFTAETKIAFQPTSFQQSAGLVNYYNTQNWTSCQISWNEEKGRILQLVACDNFSFSEPLQGNEIAITEDVAYVHIRVDVENTLYYYSYSFDGKSWTRLPVNFECYKLSDDYIQGGGFFTGAFVGMQCQDTSGRSLHADFDYFIYDNH, encoded by the coding sequence ATGACTGCCATCCAAAATCCGATTTTACCTGGCTTTAATCCAGACCCCTGTATTTGCCGTGTAGGAGAAGACTACTATATTGCGGTTTCAACCTTCGAATGGTTTCCCGGCGTCGGCATTTACCACTCTAAGGATTTAAAAAACTGGAGGCTTGCCTCAAGACCTTTAAGCAGGCTCAGCCAGCTGAACATGATGGGCAATCCTGATTCTGGCGGTATTTGGGCTCCCGCACTATCCTATAGTGACAATAAATTTTGGCTCATCTATACCGATGTGAAAGTGACCGAAGGACAATGGAAAGACTGCCACAATTATTTGGTTACCTGCGACACGATTGATGGCGAATGGTCCGAGCCCATTCATGTGAATAGCTCCGGCTTCGATCCATCGTTGTTCCATGACGAGGACGGAAAAAAGTATTTTGTAAACATGATGTGGGATCAACGGGTCGGCCATCACAACTTCTATGGTATTTTGCTACAGGAATACAGCGCGAGTGAGCAGAAGCTAATCGGCAAACCTGAAATTATTTTCAAAGGAACCGATATTAAGCTGACCGAAGCTCCTCATCTCTATAAAATGAATGGCTACTATTACTTGCTTACGGCTGAGGGCGGCACCAAATATGAGCATCAGGCGACTATCGCTCGCTCCAAACAGCTTACCGGACCATATGAGGTGCATCCAGAAAATCCGTTAATCTCATCGTTCCATGCACCGCGTATTCCATTGCAAAAGGCTGGCCATGCTTCTATCGTTCAAACGCATACGGGCGAGTGGTTCTTAGTGCATCTAGTTGGACGACCTCTCTCCAGAGAAGGCCAGCCGCTGCTTGATCCGCGTGGATACTGCCCGCTTGGCAGAGAAACAGCTATTCAGCGGCTCGAATGGCGCAATGATTGGCCTTATGTCGTTGGCGGCAACCAGCCTTCCCTTGTCATTGAAGGACCGAACATTCCAGAAGTGAAATGGGAGCGCGATTATCCAGTTAAGGACGATTTCGATAGCAGCACGCTAAACCTGCATTTCCAAAGCCTGCGCATCCCTTTAGGAGATCAAATTGTTTCTTTGACCGATAACCCTGGACATCTTCGTCTATACGGCAAAGAATCATTGACTTCCAAATTTACGCAGTCATTTATCGCAAGGAGATGGCAGCATTTCAACTTTACAGCTGAAACAAAAATCGCATTTCAACCGACGTCCTTCCAACAATCAGCTGGGCTTGTGAACTACTACAACACGCAAAACTGGACATCCTGCCAAATCTCATGGAATGAGGAAAAGGGAAGAATTTTGCAGCTTGTTGCATGCGATAATTTTTCGTTCTCTGAGCCGCTTCAAGGAAACGAAATAGCGATTACAGAAGACGTTGCCTATGTGCATATTCGTGTTGACGTAGAGAATACACTGTACTACTACTCTTATTCGTTTGATGGCAAGAGCTGGACTCGACTGCCTGTAAACTTCGAATGCTACAAGCTATCGGATGACTACATTCAAGGCGGCGGCTTCTTCACAGGCGCATTCGTCGGCATGCAGTGTCAGGATACATCTGGACGCAGCCTTCATGCAGACTTTGATTATTTTATATACGACAATCATTAA
- a CDS encoding NupC/NupG family nucleoside CNT transporter gives MKFLIAILGLLVVLGLSYIASNNKKNIRYKPLIIMVILQVILAFVLLNTLAGAVLIKGFSSMFEKLLGYAHTGIEFVFGGLLNEGQFSFFLSVLLPIVFISALIGILQYIKVLPFIVKYIGLVLSKINGMGKLESYNAVASAILGQSEVFISVKKQIGLLPKHRLYTLCASAMSTVSMSIVGSYMQILDPKYVVTALVLNLFGGFIIASILNPYKVEPEDDILQVQEEEKQSFFEVLGEYILDGFKVAIIVAAMLIGFIAMIALVNGLFSGIIGISFQELLGYIFAPFAFIMGVPWKDAVDAGSIMATKMVSNEFVAMLELEKYPNLSARAVGIVSVFLVSFANFSSIGIIAGAVKGLHEKQGNVVARFGLKLLYGATLVSVLSAIIAGLFIK, from the coding sequence ATGAAATTTTTAATCGCTATATTAGGTTTGCTTGTTGTTCTTGGGCTTTCTTACATTGCGAGCAATAACAAAAAGAACATTCGCTATAAACCGCTCATTATCATGGTCATCCTGCAGGTAATCTTAGCCTTCGTTCTATTAAACACCTTAGCTGGTGCTGTTTTAATTAAAGGGTTCTCCAGTATGTTTGAGAAATTGCTTGGCTATGCCCATACCGGGATTGAATTCGTATTTGGCGGCTTGCTGAATGAAGGTCAGTTTTCTTTCTTCTTAAGTGTATTGCTGCCAATCGTGTTTATTTCCGCGCTCATTGGGATATTGCAATACATCAAGGTTCTGCCGTTTATCGTCAAATATATCGGTCTTGTCTTGAGCAAAATAAATGGCATGGGAAAATTGGAGTCCTATAATGCGGTAGCTTCTGCAATTTTGGGACAATCAGAGGTTTTCATTTCCGTTAAAAAACAAATCGGGTTGCTGCCTAAACATCGGTTGTATACATTGTGTGCCTCGGCGATGTCTACGGTGTCGATGTCAATTGTCGGCTCGTACATGCAAATACTCGATCCAAAATATGTAGTAACAGCGCTTGTACTGAATCTGTTTGGCGGATTCATCATCGCTTCCATTCTTAACCCATATAAGGTTGAGCCGGAAGACGATATTTTGCAGGTGCAAGAAGAAGAAAAACAATCCTTCTTTGAAGTGTTGGGCGAATATATATTAGATGGCTTCAAGGTTGCTATTATCGTCGCAGCTATGCTTATCGGCTTTATCGCCATGATCGCTCTCGTAAATGGACTTTTCAGCGGTATCATTGGCATCTCGTTCCAAGAACTGTTAGGCTATATTTTTGCTCCCTTCGCTTTTATCATGGGTGTTCCATGGAAAGACGCAGTCGACGCAGGAAGCATTATGGCTACAAAAATGGTATCCAACGAGTTTGTCGCTATGCTTGAGCTAGAGAAATATCCTAATTTGTCCGCGCGCGCTGTCGGCATTGTCTCTGTATTTTTAGTTTCATTCGCCAACTTCTCATCGATCGGCATCATTGCCGGCGCTGTGAAAGGCCTGCATGAAAAACAAGGTAACGTCGTGGCTCGATTTGGGTTAAAATTGTTGTACGGGGCTACTTTAGTTAGCGTCTTGTCTGCCATTATTGCCGGACTGTTTATTAAATAA
- a CDS encoding pyrimidine-nucleoside phosphorylase, which yields MRMVDLIEKKRDGGELTTEEINFIIEGYTKDEIPDYQVSALAMAIFFKDMTERERADLTMAIVNSGDTIDLSAIEGVKVDKHSTGGVGDTTTLVLAPLVAALDIPVAKMSGRGLGHTGGTIDKLEAIAGFHVEIGKDEFVNLVNKDKIAVIGQSGNLTPADKKLYALRDVTATVDSIPLIASSIMSKKIAAGSDAIVLDVKTGAGAFMKTVEDAKELAHAMVSIGNNVGRKTMAVISDMSQPLGLAIGNALEVKEAIDTLQGKGPKDLEELCLALGSQMVFLANKASSLEEAEEMLKEVIRNGKALEKFKSFIANQGGDPSVVDHPEKLPQAPYLIEVPAKADGVVTEIIADEIGTAAMLLGAGRATKESEIDLAVGLMLNKKIGDAVKTGESLVTIHSNRENVDDVLNIIYENIRIGSSVTPPVLIYGIVTE from the coding sequence ATGAGAATGGTTGACCTAATTGAGAAAAAACGTGACGGCGGAGAGCTTACAACAGAGGAAATCAACTTTATTATTGAAGGCTATACGAAGGATGAAATTCCTGACTATCAGGTTAGCGCCTTGGCTATGGCTATCTTCTTCAAGGATATGACAGAGCGCGAACGCGCTGACTTAACGATGGCGATCGTGAATTCCGGCGATACGATTGATCTGTCGGCAATTGAAGGCGTGAAGGTAGATAAGCACTCCACTGGCGGTGTTGGCGATACAACTACGCTTGTACTTGCTCCACTTGTTGCTGCACTGGATATCCCTGTTGCCAAAATGTCAGGCCGCGGTCTTGGACATACTGGCGGTACAATTGACAAGCTGGAAGCCATTGCAGGATTCCATGTGGAAATCGGCAAGGATGAATTCGTGAACCTCGTGAACAAGGATAAAATTGCGGTTATCGGACAATCCGGCAATTTGACGCCAGCTGATAAGAAGCTATATGCTTTGCGCGATGTTACAGCAACGGTAGATTCTATTCCGCTCATTGCCAGCTCGATTATGAGCAAGAAGATTGCTGCCGGTTCAGATGCTATCGTGCTGGATGTGAAAACAGGCGCTGGTGCATTTATGAAAACCGTTGAAGATGCCAAGGAGCTTGCACATGCTATGGTAAGCATCGGCAATAACGTTGGCCGTAAGACGATGGCCGTCATCTCGGATATGAGCCAGCCGCTTGGCCTCGCAATCGGCAACGCGCTTGAAGTGAAAGAAGCAATCGATACACTTCAAGGAAAAGGACCTAAAGATTTGGAAGAGCTTTGTCTTGCACTAGGCAGCCAAATGGTGTTTCTTGCGAATAAAGCTAGCTCTCTAGAAGAAGCCGAGGAAATGCTGAAAGAAGTTATTCGCAACGGCAAAGCACTCGAAAAATTCAAATCATTTATCGCTAATCAAGGCGGCGATCCTTCGGTTGTGGATCATCCTGAGAAATTGCCGCAAGCGCCTTATCTGATTGAGGTGCCTGCCAAAGCAGACGGCGTGGTCACTGAAATTATTGCCGATGAGATCGGAACTGCAGCGATGCTGCTTGGAGCTGGACGTGCGACGAAGGAATCGGAAATTGATTTGGCTGTAGGCCTCATGCTGAACAAAAAAATCGGCGATGCGGTTAAAACAGGTGAATCCCTCGTTACGATTCATTCCAACCGTGAGAATGTTGATGATGTGCTTAACATCATTTACGAAAACATCCGCATCGGCAGCAGCGTAACACCACCCGTACTCATCTACGGAATTGTGACAGAATAA
- the deoD gene encoding purine-nucleoside phosphorylase produces the protein MSVHIAAEQGQIAETILLPGDPLRAKYIADTYLEDVICYNEVRGMLGFTGTYKGNRISVQGTGMGVPSISIYVNELIKDYGVKNLVRVGTCGAMQESVHVREVILAQAACTDSSVNRHVFGGYDFSPIGSFSLLKAAYERGIEKGLKLHVGNIFCSDTFYRDDKTIVQRLMDHGVLGVEMETTALYTLAAKYGVNALTILTVSDHLLTGEETTSAERQSTFNDMMEVALETVISL, from the coding sequence ATGAGCGTTCATATTGCAGCCGAACAAGGCCAAATTGCAGAAACTATTTTATTGCCGGGAGATCCGCTGAGAGCCAAATATATTGCGGATACGTATTTGGAGGATGTCATCTGCTATAACGAAGTTAGGGGCATGCTAGGTTTTACAGGTACTTATAAAGGAAATCGCATATCCGTGCAGGGAACTGGAATGGGCGTCCCTTCAATCAGTATTTATGTGAATGAATTGATTAAGGACTATGGCGTTAAAAATCTAGTTCGTGTAGGCACTTGCGGCGCGATGCAGGAAAGCGTACATGTTCGTGAAGTTATTTTGGCGCAAGCCGCTTGTACAGATTCCAGCGTTAATCGCCATGTTTTTGGCGGATATGATTTCTCGCCAATCGGCAGCTTCTCCTTGTTAAAGGCAGCCTATGAGCGCGGTATTGAAAAAGGGCTAAAATTGCATGTCGGCAATATTTTCTGCTCGGATACTTTCTACCGCGATGATAAAACAATTGTTCAAAGACTAATGGATCACGGCGTTCTAGGTGTAGAAATGGAAACAACAGCACTTTATACTCTTGCAGCTAAATACGGCGTCAACGCACTAACGATTCTAACGGTAAGCGACCATCTTCTAACTGGCGAAGAAACGACTTCGGCAGAGCGTCAAAGCACCTTTAACGATATGATGGAAGTTGCTCTTGAAACCGTAATTTCACTATAA
- a CDS encoding LysR family transcriptional regulator encodes MELTYLKTFREVAKWGSFTRAAETLGYAQSSITTQIQKLEESYGAVLLERFGRKMRLTMAGETLLQYADDIVRLHEESKEVLSTQSKGTLTIGTIETLAAFFLPPHLQAYRISYPQVNIVIQPGNEPVIIESVKEGALDVGIILDPPFTDPELHSCILREEELVIIASPDHRFGSFDEVQVEDLANESMILTENGCTYRAMLLKVLKHNHVNYTLSYEFGNLEAIKQCVMYGLGIALLPRIVVADAVQKGELIAVPFAHPDCKFYTQLIYAKKKWKSKAFTGFLELVGGVNHQN; translated from the coding sequence TTGGAATTAACGTACTTAAAAACATTTCGCGAAGTAGCAAAGTGGGGGAGCTTCACACGAGCTGCTGAAACTCTGGGTTATGCGCAGTCGAGTATTACGACTCAAATTCAGAAGCTTGAAGAATCGTATGGGGCAGTTCTTTTGGAGCGATTTGGGAGGAAAATGAGGCTAACGATGGCCGGGGAAACGCTATTGCAATATGCCGACGATATCGTTAGGCTGCATGAGGAGTCAAAAGAAGTTCTCTCCACACAGTCGAAGGGCACGCTGACCATTGGTACGATTGAGACATTGGCTGCTTTTTTCCTCCCCCCGCATCTTCAGGCTTATCGTATAAGCTACCCGCAGGTTAACATTGTCATTCAGCCGGGGAATGAACCGGTAATTATCGAGAGTGTAAAAGAGGGAGCTTTAGATGTTGGGATCATCTTAGATCCGCCGTTTACTGATCCTGAGCTTCACAGCTGTATTTTGAGGGAAGAGGAGCTTGTCATCATTGCAAGTCCCGATCATCGCTTCGGAAGCTTTGATGAGGTGCAGGTTGAAGATTTGGCGAACGAATCGATGATTTTAACAGAGAATGGCTGCACCTACCGGGCTATGCTGCTCAAGGTACTCAAGCATAACCATGTGAATTATACATTATCGTATGAGTTTGGCAATTTAGAAGCGATTAAGCAGTGTGTGATGTACGGTCTTGGAATTGCTTTATTGCCGCGTATTGTCGTTGCTGATGCGGTTCAGAAAGGCGAGTTGATTGCTGTTCCTTTTGCGCACCCCGATTGTAAGTTCTATACACAGCTCATCTATGCCAAGAAGAAATGGAAATCCAAAGCGTTTACGGGGTTCTTAGAGCTTGTTGGCGGAGTTAATCATCAAAATTAA
- the deoB gene encoding phosphopentomutase encodes MNKFQRIHLVVMDSVGIGESPDAASFGDVDVDTLGHIARECGGLEMPNMAKLGLSNIKEIAGVKVADQPLAYYTKMQEASNGKDTMTGHWEIMGLHIAVPFRVFADGFPQELIARIEAHTGRKVIGNKPASGTEIIDELGEEHMQTGALIVYTSADSVLQIAAHEEVVPLSELYEICEFCREITLEDPYMLGRIIARPFVGEPGHFKRTSNRHDYALKPFNRTVMNELKDGGFDVIALGKISDIYDGEGVTKTVRTVSNADGMDQLIATLDESFTGISFLNLVDFDALFGHRRDPKGYGQALEEYDARLPEVFAKLTDQDLLIITADHGNDPTYHGTDHTREYVPLLVYSPRFQQAGQALPISETFADIGATIAENFGVKMPEHGKSFLGQLK; translated from the coding sequence ATGAACAAGTTTCAAAGAATTCACCTTGTTGTCATGGACTCTGTAGGTATCGGCGAGTCGCCGGATGCAGCAAGCTTCGGGGACGTTGATGTCGATACACTCGGTCATATCGCACGGGAATGCGGAGGTCTGGAGATGCCTAACATGGCTAAGCTCGGACTATCCAACATTAAGGAAATTGCTGGAGTGAAGGTCGCAGACCAGCCGCTTGCTTATTATACAAAAATGCAAGAAGCATCCAATGGCAAAGATACAATGACGGGCCACTGGGAGATCATGGGGCTTCATATTGCAGTACCATTTCGTGTCTTCGCAGATGGATTCCCGCAGGAATTGATTGCTCGCATTGAAGCTCATACCGGTCGCAAGGTCATTGGAAACAAACCTGCAAGCGGCACTGAGATTATCGACGAGCTCGGTGAAGAGCATATGCAAACAGGCGCACTGATTGTATACACTTCTGCTGATTCCGTGCTGCAAATTGCTGCTCATGAAGAGGTTGTTCCACTGTCTGAGCTTTATGAAATTTGTGAATTTTGCCGAGAAATCACACTGGAAGATCCCTACATGCTGGGGAGAATTATCGCACGTCCTTTTGTTGGTGAGCCAGGCCATTTCAAAAGAACATCCAATCGCCATGATTATGCGTTGAAGCCATTTAATAGAACAGTAATGAATGAGCTAAAAGACGGTGGATTTGATGTCATCGCCCTTGGTAAAATATCCGATATATACGATGGTGAGGGTGTAACGAAAACTGTGCGTACAGTGTCCAATGCAGACGGCATGGATCAACTTATCGCAACCCTTGATGAATCGTTTACGGGAATCAGCTTCTTGAACCTCGTTGATTTTGATGCGCTATTCGGGCATCGCCGCGATCCAAAGGGCTATGGACAAGCATTGGAAGAATATGATGCTCGTTTGCCAGAGGTTTTCGCCAAATTAACAGATCAGGACTTGCTGATCATTACAGCCGATCACGGCAATGACCCGACTTATCATGGTACGGACCACACTCGCGAATATGTGCCTCTACTCGTATACTCGCCGCGTTTTCAACAAGCTGGTCAAGCTCTGCCGATAAGCGAAACCTTTGCAGATATTGGGGCAACCATTGCTGAAAACTTCGGAGTTAAGATGCCAGAGCATGGCAAAAGCTTTTTGGGACAATTAAAATAA
- a CDS encoding AraC family transcriptional regulator: protein MQIKIESARKEFMLPDMDSTFRVFAAHWRTVDPDWKYPLHKHPLFEVNLVLSGTQEMKVNGHAYKQGPGDLILLNPGDNHESSVASNDEMTYYCLHFDVDERSFRELLIRNSRCFHEAGSELAVAIKPALDKLMALTSEEAVVRVESRMNILSALFELFAGLSGTLSELNRGDEAGARKSAAAAQIATMLERTVEGAASRRGQEDEMETIKLIADSVGYSMSSVNRMFTQVYGVSPRQYLSTLMLKKAKLLLMNPEATVESISARLGYHNIAHFSRQFKRWTGESPSSFRSRFHE from the coding sequence ATGCAAATAAAAATAGAGTCCGCTAGAAAGGAATTTATGCTGCCTGATATGGATTCCACCTTCCGTGTTTTTGCAGCACACTGGCGTACGGTTGATCCGGATTGGAAATATCCGCTGCATAAGCATCCTCTATTTGAAGTGAATCTCGTATTATCGGGAACGCAGGAGATGAAGGTTAACGGACATGCCTATAAGCAAGGTCCAGGTGATCTTATATTGCTCAATCCGGGGGACAATCATGAAAGCTCTGTCGCTAGTAATGATGAAATGACCTATTACTGCTTGCATTTTGACGTCGATGAGAGATCTTTCCGTGAGCTTCTTATTCGCAATAGCCGTTGTTTTCACGAAGCTGGCAGTGAGCTGGCAGTAGCAATCAAGCCAGCTTTGGATAAATTAATGGCATTAACCTCTGAAGAAGCAGTGGTACGAGTAGAATCTCGCATGAATATTTTGTCTGCTTTATTTGAACTGTTTGCCGGATTAAGCGGTACGCTGTCTGAGCTTAACCGCGGTGATGAGGCTGGTGCACGGAAATCGGCTGCAGCAGCACAGATTGCGACTATGCTGGAGCGTACGGTTGAGGGTGCGGCAAGCAGAAGAGGGCAGGAGGACGAGATGGAGACGATAAAATTAATTGCGGATTCGGTGGGTTACAGCATGTCGTCGGTCAATCGCATGTTTACCCAGGTGTATGGCGTGTCTCCCCGTCAATATTTGTCCACTTTGATGCTAAAAAAAGCGAAGCTGCTGCTGATGAATCCCGAAGCAACGGTAGAGTCGATATCGGCGAGGCTTGGCTACCATAATATTGCGCACTTCAGCAGGCAGTTCAAGCGCTGGACGGGGGAGTCGCCAAGCAGCTTCCGCAGCCGTTTCCATGAATAA
- the pheA gene encoding prephenate dehydratase gives MIKVAYLGPKGTFSEEAAHQYFADSTEWVMHESILDVLEAVYSEEVDKCIVPIENSIAGNIHMTIDGLLMYNLHIEADLVFTVSLHLIGSPEADINEITTVRSINPVINQCREFIKRNHLKTEYTDSTAKAAQSIKESDTVAAIASKSVAEQYSLKILDSEIQDHSANHTRFIVVSKKIPLGKAQMKSMLLLTPNNEFPGVLSSILNVFSALGINLTWIESRPTGKQLGTYRFLIETEMAQDEPRMNKAMKIFETFGHQVHIVGSYSTTIL, from the coding sequence ATGATCAAAGTTGCTTATTTAGGGCCCAAGGGAACCTTTTCGGAAGAGGCTGCCCATCAATATTTTGCTGATTCAACCGAATGGGTTATGCACGAATCGATATTGGATGTATTGGAAGCTGTTTATTCGGAGGAAGTGGATAAATGTATTGTTCCGATTGAAAATTCAATTGCAGGCAACATACATATGACCATTGACGGTTTATTAATGTACAATCTTCACATTGAAGCGGATCTGGTTTTTACGGTATCCCTTCATTTGATTGGAAGTCCTGAGGCTGATATCAATGAGATCACAACGGTTAGATCTATAAATCCAGTTATTAACCAGTGCAGGGAGTTCATTAAACGCAATCATCTAAAAACGGAATATACAGATAGTACAGCGAAGGCTGCTCAATCCATTAAAGAATCGGATACGGTCGCGGCGATTGCTTCGAAATCGGTAGCAGAGCAATATAGCTTGAAAATACTCGATAGTGAAATTCAAGACCATTCAGCTAATCACACCCGATTTATTGTTGTCAGCAAAAAAATACCTTTGGGCAAAGCACAAATGAAGTCCATGCTATTGCTAACACCAAACAATGAATTCCCGGGGGTATTGTCATCCATTCTAAATGTTTTCTCCGCACTAGGCATTAACCTTACTTGGATTGAATCGCGTCCCACTGGTAAGCAATTAGGGACATATCGCTTTTTAATAGAAACGGAAATGGCGCAGGATGAACCGCGTATGAATAAAGCGATGAAAATTTTTGAAACGTTTGGGCATCAAGTGCATATTGTAGGAAGTTATTCGACAACTATTCTTTAA
- a CDS encoding serine hydrolase domain-containing protein: MEKELTSLFDEYHEQHHFSGTGLVNKGGKVIFARAYGFAHRGFKVANQMNTMFDTASITKLFTAVAILQLVEQGKIKLEDRITAIIDLTGTKIPSDVTIAHLLTHTSGIADDADEEMGESYEDLFINKPNYSIRDCADFIPQFAYKEPKFKAGTNVSYNNCAFVLLGLAIEKATNGNYRSYVDEHIFRACGMQNTAFSSKDEGDAPIAEGYAAIYDEQNIVAWRKNIYSYPPMGTSDGGAFTTVGDLDLFMRALINGRLLSEEMTTEIMKPHSAIEQKYEWGKIVNGYGFHFLYNNDGKLIRMYKEGSNAGVAAMFAYYPEMDSTSIILANQTCNVWELHFKAEQLLLAEGN, translated from the coding sequence ATGGAAAAAGAACTAACTTCCTTATTTGATGAGTATCATGAGCAGCATCATTTTTCAGGTACAGGATTAGTGAACAAAGGCGGCAAGGTCATATTCGCCCGAGCATACGGCTTTGCACATAGAGGATTTAAAGTGGCAAACCAGATGAATACGATGTTCGATACAGCTTCGATTACCAAATTGTTTACTGCAGTTGCGATACTTCAGCTTGTTGAGCAAGGCAAAATAAAGCTGGAAGACCGAATTACAGCGATCATCGACCTCACTGGCACCAAAATACCAAGCGACGTTACGATCGCTCATTTACTTACGCATACGTCAGGTATTGCTGATGATGCAGATGAAGAAATGGGAGAGAGCTACGAGGATTTGTTCATAAACAAGCCCAATTACTCGATAAGAGATTGTGCTGATTTTATTCCTCAGTTTGCGTATAAGGAACCCAAATTCAAGGCGGGAACAAACGTCAGCTATAATAACTGTGCATTTGTGCTGCTAGGCCTCGCGATTGAGAAAGCAACCAATGGAAACTATCGAAGCTATGTAGATGAACATATATTTCGTGCTTGCGGGATGCAGAATACAGCATTTAGCTCAAAAGATGAGGGAGATGCTCCTATTGCTGAAGGCTACGCTGCCATTTACGACGAACAAAATATAGTCGCGTGGCGTAAAAACATATATTCCTATCCGCCAATGGGTACTTCTGATGGAGGTGCATTTACTACTGTCGGCGACCTTGACTTGTTCATGCGTGCACTCATTAATGGAAGGTTGTTATCCGAGGAGATGACGACCGAGATCATGAAGCCTCATTCTGCCATCGAACAAAAGTATGAATGGGGCAAAATCGTAAACGGATATGGCTTTCATTTTCTCTACAATAATGATGGCAAACTAATTCGAATGTATAAAGAGGGTTCAAATGCAGGTGTAGCTGCTATGTTTGCCTATTACCCGGAGATGGATTCTACCAGTATTATACTGGCAAATCAAACCTGCAACGTATGGGAGCTACATTTCAAAGCAGAGCAGCTGTTGCTGGCTGAAGGTAATTAA
- a CDS encoding rhodanese-like domain-containing protein — protein MENETYVSLVLETPAASPEDTHRHYMNKLAVETDVSDVCHDMKRGVNDFLLIDVRSAKDYEECHVPGAINLPSNLINEERTSSFSKEQVIVVYCWGPACNGAAKGAARLSGLGFKVKEMLGGMEYWRKEGNEVEGLLGGSAPLIG, from the coding sequence ATGGAAAACGAAACTTATGTATCGCTTGTTCTTGAAACACCAGCAGCTTCACCGGAGGATACCCATCGTCATTATATGAACAAACTGGCTGTAGAAACAGATGTTTCTGACGTATGTCATGATATGAAGCGGGGCGTTAATGACTTTCTGCTCATTGATGTTCGCAGTGCAAAAGATTATGAAGAGTGCCATGTTCCTGGTGCGATTAACCTGCCCTCCAATCTGATTAATGAGGAGAGGACTTCATCCTTCTCAAAGGAACAAGTCATTGTTGTATACTGCTGGGGGCCGGCATGCAATGGAGCGGCCAAAGGTGCCGCTCGTTTATCTGGGCTTGGCTTTAAGGTAAAGGAGATGCTTGGCGGCATGGAATATTGGCGTAAGGAAGGCAATGAGGTAGAGGGCTTGTTAGGTGGGTCTGCCCCTTTAATCGGGTAA
- a CDS encoding GNAT family N-acetyltransferase: protein MSAEITYGSKEESEYVKRKLIEYNHGHVPDELKNNYEEINLTIKDDEGKILGGLLSVFCWNWIEVDILWVDQALRGTGLGSQLLSQIEKIAKEKKCTFIKLNTFSFQAPEFYKKNGYREVAVFEDAPLGSKHYYFRKDISPLISIRI, encoded by the coding sequence GTGTCAGCTGAAATTACTTATGGAAGCAAAGAAGAAAGCGAATACGTGAAAAGAAAACTGATCGAGTATAATCATGGGCATGTCCCCGACGAGTTGAAAAACAATTATGAGGAAATAAACCTGACGATAAAGGATGACGAGGGCAAAATCCTTGGCGGACTATTAAGCGTCTTTTGCTGGAATTGGATAGAGGTCGATATTTTATGGGTAGATCAAGCTCTTAGAGGCACAGGTCTCGGCAGCCAGCTGCTATCCCAAATAGAGAAAATAGCTAAAGAGAAGAAATGCACCTTCATTAAGCTAAACACGTTTAGTTTTCAGGCGCCGGAATTTTATAAGAAAAATGGTTATAGAGAAGTGGCGGTCTTTGAAGACGCGCCCTTAGGCAGCAAACATTATTATTTTCGAAAAGATATTAGTCCACTCATTTCAATCAGAATATAA